AGAATGCGGCGACCCCTTCCCTGAAGTCATGGGTGCGCGCACACTCGCAAAAGGCCATCCGCTCAGCTTCCAGTTGTCCGCGCAGGTCGCGTTCGTATGAGGCACGAATCAGGCTCTTGATTGCCCGATAGGACGCAGCGGGCCCGGCTGCGAGGCGGCATGCCAGGGCTGCTGTCTCCGTCGCCAGACTGGAAGCCGGAACGACACGATTCACGACCCCCAGACGCAAGGCCTCCGCCGCGTCGAAGCTTTCGGCGAGAAGCGCGATTTCCATCGCCTTTTGCAAGCCGACCACGCGCGGGAGAAACCACGATGCCGAGAGGTCGGGGCTTGCCCCGATGCGCGAATAGGCCAGATTGAACTTCGCGTTGTCGGCCGCAATCACGAGATCGCAAGCCA
The DNA window shown above is from Paraburkholderia sp. BL10I2N1 and carries:
- a CDS encoding enoyl-CoA hydratase-related protein, with translation MNEQNAAVQIQRDGAVAEIVLNRPEVLNAADLQLAEAFLAVCRSIAADPSVRIVVLRGAGKAFMGGGDLAGFRAAPERAAQTADALITPLNEAVTILAGLPVPVVASVHGAVAGAGVSLALACDLVIAADNAKFNLAYSRIGASPDLSASWFLPRVVGLQKAMEIALLAESFDAAEALRLGVVNRVVPASSLATETAALACRLAAGPAASYRAIKSLIRASYERDLRGQLEAERMAFCECARTHDFREGVAAFYERRAATFTGS